The following nucleotide sequence is from Devosia salina.
GGGTGCAGCAATGCGTCATCGACCCGGAGGGCGATTTCGTCACCCTGGCCGACCGCTTCGGCCATCTGGTCGTTGACGCCACCCGCACCGAGAACGAGTTGACCCGCATCGCCGCCCGCGTGCGCCAGCACCGCGTCTCGGTGGTGCTCAATCTCGAAGGGCTCGATGTCGAGCAGCAGATGCGCGCCGCTGCCGCCTTTCTCGGCGGCATGTTCGATGCCGATCGCGACTTCTGGTATCCCGTGCTGGTCGTGGTCGACGAAGCCCAGCTCTTCGCCCCCGCCGCCGCCGGCGAGGTCTCGGACGAGGCGCGAAAACTCTCGCTCGGCGCCATGACCAATCTCATGTGCCGTGGCCGCAAGCGCGGCCTGGCTGGCGTCATCGCCACCCAGCGTCTCGCCAAGCTGGCCAAGAATGTCGCCGCGGAAGCCTCCAACTTCCTCATGGGCCGCACCTTTCTCGATATCGACATGGCCCGCGCCGCCGACCTCTTGGGCATGGATCGCCGCCAGGCCGAGCAGTTCCGCGACCTGGCCCGCGGCCATTTCGTCGCCCTCGGCCCGGCCATTTCGCGTCGCCCGCTGCCCATCACCATCGGCCCGGTCGAAACCTCGGCCCGCTCCACCAGCCCCAAGCTGACGCCTCTACCCGAGGCGCCTGCCGATGCGGCCGATCTCATCTTCACCCAGGACCCCGAGGAACTGGCCCGCCCGGTGGTGCGCCGCCCGGCTCCGCCGCCGCCCCCCTCGACCAACGAGCTTTTGGCCCAGGTGGCCGAGGCCCGCGCCAGGGCGCGCGCCGAAGCCCCGGACGAGCCGGTCTCGCTCTTCCCCGAAATCGACGAGGCGGAACGCACGGCGATGATCGAAGCGGTCATGGCCGAACTGATGAGCGATCCCGATGCCGGCTTCCGCACCACCGCCGTGCTCTATCAGGATTTCCTGGTGCGCTGCCGCATCCGCCGCGTTCCGGGCGAACCACCGGCCCTGCCGGCCTTCAAGCGCCTGCTTGCTGTCGCCCGCGTCGCTCCGGACGAGCAGGTTGCCGCCTCCGATGGCTGGCAGCAGGCATTGAGCCTGTCCGAAACCCTCACCGACGACGTTCAGGGCGTCTTCCTCGTCATCGCCCAGGCCGCGCTCACCGGCGCCCCCTGCCCGTCCGACGCGACCCTGGCGCGCCTCTACGGCACCCACTCTTCGAGCCGCGCCCGGCGCCTGCTCACCTGGTTCGAGGAACGCGGCCTCATCGTTCTTCGCACCGACTTCCGCGGCGCGCGCATCGCCGCCTTCCCCGATCTCGGCGTCGAAACTGCCCCCGGCGACCCCAACGGCCCCGATGCGCTCAGCGAAGAGCGCGGCGCCGCGGAGTAGGCGGCAAAACCACCCCCACCCTTGGTCCCTCCCCACAAGCGGGAGGGAGACGATGAACACAGTCAGCTCGGTCTTGCCCCTCCCTCCCCTTGATGGGGAGGGAATGAGGGTGGGGTGACGCGGTCACCTTGGCCAGGGCCTCGGCCTACCCCCTGAGTTCCGCCCGGAACGCATACCGCGCCACCGCCCCCGGCCCCAGCAGCTCCGAATATGGCCGTTCCGCCAGCTCCTCCGAGCCGCCCACTTCCGCTGCCGTCCCATGCCAGGGTTCGAGACAGATGAACCCGGCACCCGGCTTGGTCCAGAGCGCAAAATTGGGCAGGTTTTCCCAGGTGAAATGCACGCTCGGTCCCGCTGCCGGTCCATAGCGCAGCCCGGCGCCCGCGCCCTCGGGAAACAGCATGGCATCGGCCTTGAACAGGTCGTGGTTGAGCACCAGCCGCCCTTCCTCGAAGGGCGACGGCAGGGCCGTGGGCTCCACCAGTCCCCCGGAAAGACGATGCAGCGCCGGCGCGCCGCCCTCGTCGAGCGCGACCTCATGCGATTGCCCTTCCGCGCCCGGCAGGGGCCAGGCAAAGGCGGGATGAAAGCCGATCCCGAACGGCATGATACGCTTGTCGCGATTGCTGACCGTCGCCGTCACGACCACAGCGCGCCCCTCGACGCGATGCTCCACATCGAGCTGGAACGCGAACGGATACATGGCCCGGCTCGCTTCGGAGGCCGTCAGCCGATAGACGCAGCGGTCACTCTCCTCGACCACCAGCTCGAAATTGCTGCGCCGCGCAAAGCCGTGCTGGCTCATCTGGAAGCGTTCGCCCTCCACGCTCACCGTGTCATTGGGCGCCTTGCCCACGATCGGAAACAGTACCGGCGACCGCCCGGTCCAATAGCTGGCGTCGCCATGCCAGAGCCAATGGCGCCCATCCCGCGTCTGGATCGACTGCATTTCTGCGCCGAGCGCGGCGACATCGACCGTGATCTGGTCGTTGGCGATACGGGTCAATTGCATGCGCCACTCCGGGCCGATCCTGCGTCGGCGCGCACACTAACCCCTTCCATCACAAAGGAGAACCCACAAGTACGCCCGCGGTGAACAAGTCCTGAAGGGACTCACACGGCCCTTGCGGGACGCGCCGGGCAGGGCTATCGCCAAGCCATGTCGCTGCCGCCCCTTCCCATCGATACGGCCCTGCCGGCTCTTGCCGATGCGCTTCGCACCGGCACCAGCGCCGTGCTCGTGGCCCAGCCCGGCGCCGGCAAGACCACGCGCGTGCCCTTGGCGCTGCTCGATGCGCCCTGGCGCGGCGATGGCCGTATCATCATGCTTGAGCCGCGGCGCCTGGCCGCTCGCGCCGCCGCCCGGCAGATGGCCAGGCTCCTCGGGGAGGATGTCGGCCAGACCGTCGGCTACCGTGTCCGCATGGAGAGCAAGGTTTCCGCCAGGACCCGCATCGAGGTGGTCACCGAGGGCGTCTATACCCGCATGCTGCTGGACGACCCCGAACTCGCCGGCATCGCCGCCGTCCTCTTCGACGAGTTTCACGAGCGCAGCCTCGATGCCGATCTCGGCCTTGCCCTGACCCTGGACGCCCGCGCCCTCAGGCCCGATCTCAGGCTGCTGGTCATGTCGGCAACCATCGACGGGGCCGCTGTTGCCTCGCTTCTCGATGATTGCCCGGTCATCGACAGTCCCGGCCGCACCTTCCCGGTCGAGACTTTTCATGCCGAGCCCGATCCGCTGCAGCGCCTCGAAGACCAGGTCGCCTCGGCCACGCTGAAGGCCCTGCGCGAGCATCCGGGCTCGGCCCTCGTCTTCCTGCCCGGCCAGGGCGAGATCACCCGCGTGGCCGAGCGCCTTGCCGCCCGCCTGCCTGCCGATACCGATCTCGCCCCGCTCTATGGTCAGCTTTCCCCCGCCGAACAGGATCGCGCCATCCAGCCTGCGCCCGAAGGTCGTCGCAAGGTGGTGCTGGCGACCTCCATTGCCGAAACCTCGCTCACCATCGAGGGCGTCCGCATCGTCGTGGATTCCGGCTTCCGCCGCGTGCCCGTCTATGAACCATCCACCGGCATGACCACGCTCGCCACCCGCCGTGTCTCCCGCGCCGGGGCCGATCAGCGGCGCGGCCGCGCCGGCCGCACCAGCCCCGGCGTCTGCATCCGCCTGTGGAATGCCGGCCAGACCGCGGCGCTCGATCCCTTCGATACGCCAGAAATTCTGGCCGCCGATCTCTCCGGCCTGCTGCTCGACCTCGCCGCGTGGGGCGTCACCGATCCGGCGCGCCTCAGCTTTCTCGATCCCCCGCCCGCCCCGGCCTGGGCCGAAGCGAGGGCCCTGCTCACCCGGCTTGACGCCATCGACGCCGCCGGCCTGCTCACGCCTGCAGGCAAGGCACTCGCCAATCTGCCGCTGCACCCAAGGCTGGCCCATATGGTGGTGGCCGGCGCCGAGCAGGGCGATGCCCGCACCGCCGCCGAACTGGCCGTCCTCATCGGCGAGCACGGTCTCGGTGGTGACGACATCGATCTCGGCCGCCGTCTCGAGCGCTTCCGCGCCGATCGCGGCAAACGCGCCGAGGATGCCCGGGCCATGGCCAAGCGCTGGGCCAGGCTCGCCGGCGGCATGTCGAACGAGAATCTCTCCCCCGGCCACCATCTGGCCCGCGCCTTCCCCGATCGCGTCGCCCAGCCCGCCGGGCCACGCGGCCGCTTCCGTCTCGCCAATGGCCGCCAGGCGCAGCTGGACGAGACCCATGCCCTTGCCGCGGCGCCCTTCCTTGTCGTCGCCGATCTGACCGGCAGCGCCACCCAGGGCCGCATCCGCTCGGCCGCGGCGCTCGACCCGTCCGAGCTTGAGACCCTGTTCGCTGGCCACATCACCGCTGAAACCATTCTGGCCTTCGACGCCGCCACCGGCTCCGTCCGCGCCCGGCGCCAGCGCCGCCTCGACGCCCTGCGCCTGGCCGACGACACCGCGCCGGTCACCGATCTCGAGACCGCCGCATGCCTCTTGGCCGAAGCGGCGTTGAAGCGTCCGGAAACCCTGCCCTGGAGCCGCGACCAGAAGGCCCTGCGCGCCCGCGCCACCTTCCTCCACCAGACCCTTGGCAACGACTGGCCGGACCTCAGCGACGCCGCCCTGGCCGCCGACCCCGCCTGGCTCGCCCCGCATCTCGTTGGTGAAACCCGCCTCGCCGCCATCAATGCCGAGCATCTCGGCGCCGCCCTCGAAACGCTTCTCCCCTGGGCCCGACGCCAGGAGATCGACAAGCTCCTCCCCAGCCACTTCCACGCGCCCTCGGGCAGTCACCTGCCCATCGACTATGGTGCCGAAAATGGCCCGGCGCTGGAAATCCGCGTGCAGGAACTGTTCGGCCTCGACCGCCATCCGACCATCGCCAATGGCAAGGTGCCGCTGCTCCTGGTCCTGCTCTCCCCCGCCCACCGGCCTATCCAGACCACGCGCGACCTGCCCGGTTTCTGGCGCGGCTCCTGGAAGGATGTGATGAAGGATCTCAAGGGCCGCTACCCGCGCCACCCCTGGCCCGACGACCCCATCGCCGCCCCCGCCACCAGCCGCGCCAAGCCCCGCGGCACATGAAAAAGCCCCGGATTTTCATCCGGGGCTTTGCCTAAGCGTTGGGTTCGAAATTCAGCGCCACGCCATTGATACAATAGCGCAGCCCGGTCGGCGGCGGCCCGTCCGGGAACACATGCCCCAGATGGCTGCCGCAGGTGGCGCAATGCACCTCCGTGCGCACCATACCGTGCGAGCGGTCCGTCGTGGTCTCCACCGAACCGGGGATGGGATCGTTGAAGCTGGGCCAGCCGGTGCCGCTCTCGAATTTCAGCGACGCGGCAAAGAGCGGCGTTTCGCATCCGGCGCAGGAAAAGGTCCCCGGCCGCTTTTCATGCAGCAGGGCGCAGCTCCCCGGCCGCTCGGTGCCATGCTGGCGCATGATGTAATATTGTTCTTCCGTCAGGCGTTCGCGCCATTCGGCATCGGTCCGGGTCACGGGAAAAGCATGGGCGTCCATGTCGGTGCTCCTTTCGTCGGCCTGTCATTCGCCGATCATATAGGCTTAGTTACGTCTGTTTCCCACAATTCGTTCATTCCCTCGCGCCCCCGTGACCTCAACATGACCACCATTGCCTCGCTCGCCCAGCTCGAAGCGCTCTACCAGCCCGCCCCTGTCGCCGCCTCCACCGTCAAGGTTGCCCGCGCCATGACGCCGGACTATCGGCTTCTGATCGAGGCCAGCCCCTTCGTGGCCCTGGCCACAATCGGCCCGGAGGGCGTGGACTGCTCGCCCCGCGGCGACCGGCCGGGCTTTGTGCGCATCCATGACGAAAAGACGCTGATGATGCCCGACCGGCGCGGCAATAACCGCATCGACAGCCTGCGCAATATCGTGCGCGATCCGCGCTGCGCCTTCCTCTTCCTCATTCCCGGCTCGGGCACCACGCTGCGCGTCAATGGCCGCGCCCACCTCTCCATCGATCCCGACCTGCTCGCGAGCTTCGCCGTGGACGACAAGGCGCCGCGCTCCGTCATCGTGCTTGCCATCGACGAGCTCTATTTCCAGTGCGCCCGGGCAATCATCCGCTCCGAATTGTGGAACCCGGAACGCCATGTCGATCCGGCGACGCTCCCCACGCCCGGCCAGATGCTGGCGGCCATGACCCAGAACCAGGTCGGCGGCGAGGCTTATGACCAGGCCTGGCCCGAGCGGGCGAAGCAGACCATGTGGTGAGCCCCGGTCACGCCGGGTGCACCAGCCCCGCGCCCTCGCAGACCCGGCGCAGCATCCGCGCCAGTTCCGCCTGTCCGAAGGGCTTGGCCAGCCGCGGCAGCTTGAGCGCCCTGGCCTCCTCGATTTCGGCATAGCCGCTGGCCAGGATCACCGGCAGGCCCGGCCAGCGCGCCGCAATCTCCTCGGCCAATGCCATGCCGGTCATGCGCGGCATGGCCTGGTCGGTGATCACCAGGTCGAAATCCGTCGCCGCCGCCAGCGCCTCGAGTGCCTTTTGCCCCGAATGCGCCTCCACCACGGCGTGCCCCAGCTCCTCCAGCATCATCACGGTATTGAGCAGCACAAGCGCGTCGTCATCCACCGCCAGCACCTTGAGCCGCCGCATCGGCCCGCTCTCCCCGGCCGCAGGCAATGGCGCCGGCGCGGCGACATCCTCGGCCTTTTCCGCCACCGCCCTGAGCCAGATTTCGACACGCGTCCCCTGTCCCTTCTGGCTTTCGATCCGGAGCCGGCCGCCGGATTGCTCGGCAATGCCCTGCACCATCGAGAGACCCAGCCCCGTCCCCTTGCCCACCCCCTTGGTGGTGAAGAACGGGTCGGTGGCGCGGGCCAGGGTTGCGGCATCCATGCCCTCGCCACTGTCATCGACCGCCAGCACCACATAGCGCCCCGGCGCCAATTGCGGATCGCCCTGGCCAATCTCGGCCGCGTGGGCCGCGATCACCAGCGTGCCGCCCTCGGGCATGGCATCGCGGGCATTGACCGCCAGGTTGAGCAGCGCTGAATCGATCTGGTTGGCGTCGGCCCATGCATGCGGCAGCGCCAGAGGGAACCGTGTCTCGATCTGGATCGAGGGCCCAAGCGTCCGGCCGAGCAGTCCGCTCATGCCGCGCACCAGTTCGGGCAGGTCCACTTCCTTCTGCTCCAGCTCCTGCTTGCGGGCAAAGGCCAGCATGCGCTGGGTCAGCTGCGCCCCGCGCTGCGCCGCCTGCAGCGCATTGTCCAATAGCCGCGCTTCGCGCTCGTCCAGCGTCAGCCGCCGGCCCAGGGTTTCGAGGCTCCCCAGCACCACCATGAGCAGATTGTTGAAATCGTGCGCCACCCCGCCGGTCAACTGGCCGATCGCCTCCAGCTTCTGGGCCTGGAACAGCTCCTCGCGCGCCTGGTCCAGCCGCTTCTGCTGTTCCATGCGCTCAGTCACGTCGCGGGTGATCTTGGCAAAGCCGATCACCGCGCCGGCCTCGTCATGAATGGCGTCGATCACCACGCTCGCCCAGAACTGCGAGCCATCCCTGCGCACCCGCCAGCCCTCGGCCTGGAAATGCCCCTCGCGCCGCGCCGTTTCGAGCCCCGCCTCGGGGGTCCCCCGCGCCCGCTCCGCTTCCGGGTAGAATTGGGAAAAATGCTGGCCGATGATTTCCTCGGCCGCATAGCCCTTGATGCGTTCCGCCCCCAGGTTCCAGCTCGACACGATGCCATTGGCGTCGAGCATGAAGATGGCATAGTCGGTGACATTGAGCACCAGCCGGCGGAACTGTTCCTCGCTGGCGGCCAGCGCCATCTGCGCCTTTTTCCGCTCCGTCAGGTCGCGGGTGATCTTGGCAAAGCCGATCACCTGGCCCTCGGCGTCGCGGATCGCGTCGATCACCACATTGGTCCAGAACCGGCTGCCATCCTTGCGCAGGCGCCAGCCTTCGGCCTCGAAACGACCCTCCCGCGCCGCATTGGCCAGCGCCCGTTCCGGCAATCCCGCTGCCCGGTCTTCTTCAGTATAGAAGGTGGAGAAATGCCGCCCGACGATCTCATCGGCGGTATAGCCCTTGATGCGTTCCGCACCGCGGTTCCAGGTCGTTATCACTCCGTCGCGGTCCAGCATGTAGATCGCATAATCGGTGATGGAGTTCACCAGCAGCCGGAACCGCGCGTCCTCGCTCGGCATATCGGGCCCTTGGCCGGTCTCATGGATACTCATTCGGCTAACCGCGCAGACTTCCCCAGCACGGCAAACGGCGCGCAGGCGCAATGGTTGCACCAGCGCTCAAATCTTTGTGAAATTTGGAGAAATGGTGGGTGCGACAGGGATTGAACCTGTGACCCCTGCCGTGTGAAGGCAGTGCTCTCCCGCTGAGCTACGCACCCGCTGCCTGGGGGCAGGGAAGAAAGAGAGATGGTGGGCGTGACAAGGATCGAACTTGTGACCCCTACGATGTCAACGTAGTGCTCTCCCGCTGAGCTACACGCCCATCTCTCCGGGACGGAACGCCCTGGGGCGTCTCCGGTGGCGCGGATAGACCACAAATCCTCACGCGTGGTCAAGAGCCAAAACCGCAGAGTTGGAACTCTGTGGAAATTCGCTGCGGCGAGTCAGCTGGCGGGTATTTTGAGAAGTTCGCGCGCAAGGAAAATGTCCAGTGGACATTTTCCAGTAAGAACGCCCGCAGAGCTGCGCTCGCAGGGCTTTGGCGGAGCGTACATGAGTACGTGAGCACCGGAAGCGCAGAAATGCTCGTCAGATGGCCGCCGCAGCAGGGTTTCCTAGGCGGCCAGCAGCCGCTCGACCTCGTTGACGAGGTCCTTGAGATGGAACGGCTTGGAGAGCACCGAGGCATCCTTGGGCGCGTCGCTGTCCGGGTTCAGCGCCACTGCCGCAAAGCCGGTGATGAACATGACCTTGAGGTCGGGGTCCAGTTCGGTGGCGCGGCGCGCCAGTTCGATCCCGTCCATTTCCGGCATCACGATGTCCGAAAGCAGCAGCGAGAACGGTTCCTCGCGCAGGCGCTCATAGGCCGAAAGCCCGTTGTCGAACGACACCACCTCATAGCCGGCGTTCTTGAGCGCCCGTGTCAGGAACTGGCGCATGTCGTTGTCGTCTTCGGCGAGCAGGATTCGCTTCATCAAATAACCCCTTGGGCAATGCCGGCGGCTGAGTCGGTGTTTGCGCCGATGTTTATGCCACCCTGCCGCTTTCGCAACCTCTAGCTGACCATTCGGGCCGGTTTTCCGCGCTGTTCGCGTTTGTGCGACATTCTGGACATTCGGTTCGCCACGCGCCACACTTGTGCATCGGGCGCCCGGAACTGCTTCGCGGCTTCGGGCTCGACCCGGGCATAAGCTCAACAATCACTGCCAGCGACACGATAATCGCTGGTTTGGGGGAACCTGCGTGCGGTCCGACTATTGGGATCAACCGGCATTCGAAACTATACGTCCCCGGCGGCTCGTGGCGCCCGTGGTTTTCAACTCGCCCCATTCCGGGCGTGTCTATCCGGCCCGGTTCCTGGCCATGGCCCGGCTCGACCATCTCTCGATCCGCCAGTCCGAAGATGCCTTTGTCGATGAGCTCTTTGCCCGCGCGCCGCATCTGGGCGCGCCGCTGCTGCGGGCGCATTTCCCCCGCGCCTATCTCGACGTCAATCGCGAGCCCTGGGAACTCGACCCCACCATGTTCGTCGAGCCGCTCTCGGACCGGTTCAACACCACCTCGCCCCGCGTTGCGGCGGGCCTGGGCACGCTGGCGCGTGTCGTGGCCGAGAACAAGCCCATCTATCGCGAGCGGCTGACCCTGGACGATGCGCGCATGCGCATCGAGGGCATCTACCACCCCTACCATGCGGCCCTGCAGAAGCTGCTCAGCGAATCCGTCGCCAATTTCGGCCTGGCCGTGCTGATCGACTGCCATTCCATGCCGCGCCTGGGGCGCCATGGCGAGCGCGCCACGCCCGATATCGTTCTGGGCGACCGCTACGGCACCACCTGCGCTTCCCCGCTGGTCGATCTGGTGGAAACCGTCTTTGCCTCGGCCGGCCTCAAGGTGGCCCGCAACCGGCCCTATGCCGGGGGCTTCTGCACCCGCGCCTATGGCCGCCCCCAGCATGGCGTCCACGCCCTGCAGATCGAGATCAGCCGCCACCTCTACATGAACGAGGTAACGCTGGAAAAGAATGCCGGCTTTGACAGCATCAAGGGCCTGATCGAACGCCTGATCCTCACCCTGATCGGCCTCGACCTCGTGGCCCTGGCCGGCGTCAATCCCGCGCCGGAGCAGGCGGCCGCCGAATAATCCAAAAACAAGGGGGCCGCCCCCAAAGGCGGCCCCAGTCAAGGGAGGAACGATGTCCACCGGGCGCGGCCATCGCGACCTGCGATCTGTGCCCGGTGACGCACCATGCCCTTTCGGGATGATCCTATTTTCGCCCCGCGACAAGCGCGAACAACATTGCCCACAGCAGATCAAACCGGTCTTGTTGCAAAAATGAATCAGAACAGTCACAGCATTGTCCTTTCATTGTCGCGCGATTTTGCCCTTCAACTTCTCGTGAACTTGAATTATTTGCCGTGACTTCAGCACCTTGCCTCGAAAGACACCTCATGAGCGCCTCCGAGATTGACTTTTCCCTGGTGGAAGACACCCTGCGCGCTGCCGGAGAGGCCGCGGCACGGCTGACATTGCCCCTGTTCCGCACCCCGCTCGCCATCGACAACAAGCTGCACGCCGGCTTCGACCCGGTGACCGAAGCCGACAAGGGCGCCGAGACGGCCATTCGCGCCGTCATCGCCGAGGCCTTTCCCGATCATGCCATCATTGGCGAGGAATGGGGCGCCACCGGCGAGAGCCGCTTCTCCTGGATCATTGACCCGGTCGATGGCACCCGAGCCTTCATCTCGGGTGCGCCGGTCTGGGGCACCTTGATCGGTTTTGCCGTGGATGGGGTGGCCGTGGCCGGGCTCATGAGCCAGCCCTTCATCGGCGAGGAATTCCTGGCTGTCCCGGGCCGCTCGACCTATCGTCGCGGCGACCAGCACATCGCCAACCGAACCAGCGGCGAAACCGATCTGACAGCAGCACGGGTCTTCACCACCACGCCGAACTTGTTCAAGGGCGAACACTGGAACAAGTGGCAGGCCATCGAGACCATTACGCGCCTGCAGCGCTTCGGCATGGATTGTTATGGCTATGCGCTTCTCGCCGCCGGTCAGGCCGATCTGGTGATCGAGCCCTATCTCAACACCTATGACATCGCCGCATTGGTGCCCATCATCCGCGAGGCCGGCGGCGCCATTGCCTGCTGGGACGGCTCCGAACCCTCTGGTGGTGGCAATGTCATCGCCGCCGCGACCCCTGAACTGCTGGAACAGGCGCTGGACGTCGTCAACAGGGCCTAGTCGCCCTAGCTGCTCTGCTGGGTGATGAAGGCATCGAAGGCGGCGAACACCTGGCCGCGCACGTTGTCGTTCTCCATGAACATTTCGTGCCGCGACCCGGCGATCACCATGTGCCGCCCGGTGCGCAGGCGCAGCCCCAATTGCTCGATGGCCGGGGTGGAGACGATCTGTTCGCGCGCCGCCGCCAGGATCAAGAGCGGAATGCGGATCTCGCCGGGAAAACGGTCCTGTCGCGTCTCCAGCATGGCGCGCATCGCCGCCGCCAGCCAGCGGAAACTCGGCGAGCCGATATAGAGACTGTCATCGGCCCGCACCGTTTCCACCATGCGCTTGTAGCGCAGCATGTCCGAGGTCAGGGGGTTGTTTGGATACATGGACTCGTCGGGCCGCCGGTCGCCCTTGCGCTTGAGCGGCACCCTGCCCAGCCCGAGGAAACTCGCCGTCTCGGCGATCGCCGCCCAGCGGGGCAGGCTCTCATCCATGCCATGCAGCCCCACCATGGGCGCCGAGAGGAACACCCGGTCGAACATCATGCGGTCGCGCGTCGCCGCCATCAGGCTCGCCAGCCCGCCCATGGAATGACCCACCAGGTAAAATGGCCCGGGACAATCGGGCAGCAGGATATCGGCGTGGAAGCTCTTGAGGTCGGTCCAATAATCCTCGAACCGGTCCACATAGCCCACGGTCCGG
It contains:
- a CDS encoding alpha/beta fold hydrolase, producing MTAQIDPNGPRLVSIPTNPVPEGARVGFFTTADKVRLRYALWPKSEGPQRGTVCLVQGRTEYIEKYFETIADFRRRGFAVATFDWRGQGGSDRLIGDRTVGYVDRFEDYWTDLKSFHADILLPDCPGPFYLVGHSMGGLASLMAATRDRMMFDRVFLSAPMVGLHGMDESLPRWAAIAETASFLGLGRVPLKRKGDRRPDESMYPNNPLTSDMLRYKRMVETVRADDSLYIGSPSFRWLAAAMRAMLETRQDRFPGEIRIPLLILAAAREQIVSTPAIEQLGLRLRTGRHMVIAGSRHEMFMENDNVRGQVFAAFDAFITQQSS